TCCGTGCCATACATGGAGGAAAGAGTGGCATAGCGCTCACTTTCGGCCTTGGAGATCTTAGCGTCGTAGTCGGCCGAAATGGCATTCAACTCTACCTTGGCATTGATATACTCATTGCGAGCAGCCAGTAATTTGCTTTCCTGTGCCACGCGTTTAGAGGTCGTTTCCTGCAGTTTTTGGCGACGTTTTTCCAAATCTGTTTTGGAATACAAACCTTGACTGTAAAGAGTATCCATTCGCTGCATTTGCGCTTCGGCAATGCTTTCATTAGTACGAGCAGCCACCAAATCGATGGAATCGGCTACTACTTTTAGGCGGCTGATCTCAATCTTATTTTGGGCCTGCTGCAATTTTAAGCGTAGGTTTTCCCTTAGCGCTCTCACTTGGGTTTCCAGGGAAGCGGCCTTTTGTTGGTAATTGTCTTGTGAGGAACGCTTTGACTGAATTTGCGCATCCGTACGCTCTAAAAGTTGCGGATCGAAATAGTCATTTTTGGTTTCGGATATGTAGAGTAGGGTGTCGCCTTTGCGAACAAAGTCTCCTTCGCGCACATACCATTTTTCAATTCTACCGCCAATTACCGATTGCAAGGTTTGCGGCCTTTTTTCCGGTTGAAGAGAGGTTACATAACCTTTCGAGCGAATGTTCTGAGTCCAGGGCAAAAAGAGAGAGCCCACCAAAATGGAGAAGAAAATGAGGTACAGACGTTTACGACTCTTTTGTAATTGGGCTTCATCTAAAAAGACCCGCATACTGGAGTAGCGACGGCGATCTATCTTTTTCGCCACATCATTTTCGGGCGATATATTTAGCATGGCAGATCATTTTTAAGTTCTTGATAGCTTCCTTCTTTTACGATTCGACCTTTATCCAGGATTAGGATACGGTCCATGCGCTCTAATGAAGCTTTATTGTTGGTAGCAATTATTACCGATTGTCCACAATCGAAGCAGAGGTAGTCTAACCACTTAATACGGGTATCATCATCTACATCAAACCAATTGTCCTCCAATAGTAGTAAGCTATGGGTGCCAGCGAGACTTCGAGCCATTAATATGCGGTTTCGGGTGCTGGATGCCAAACCTAGGCCTCCAGTGGGTAGAGTGGTGAAAATGCCATTAGGCAGATCTTCAACAAAATCTTTGAGACCAACTAATTCCAGGAGCTCCATAACTTGTTTTTGATCTACCGACTCACGGCGCAGGCTGATATTGTCTAAAATAGAAGCCTCAAAAATCTCCTCCTGACGTAAATTATCACCTATCAAACTGCGGAGGGTTTCCAATTGCACCTTATTGTAGGGGATGTCATTATAAAGAAGGCTACCCTGATAGGAATCAAACAAGCCCGCAATTAATTGCAGTAGCGAAGACTTACCGGAAGCCATGGTGCCAGTGATGCCAATTTTCTCACCATGGTTGACTTCTAGGTTGATATCACTCAAAATACGTTGACCCCATTGCGGAGAATCGAGGTTAAGGTTTTTGATTTTTACCTTGAGCTTATCGCCATTTTTTAATTGGATTTGCTCTTCTTCATCATGATTCTCCAATTCCAAATCGGTAACGGCCCCCAGTTTTTCCAAACCAGTTAATACATCGTAAATGGTTTCGATACTGTAGACCAGCTTTTCAACCGAAGAAATGATCTGCACGATTACGATTTCCGCAGCTACAAACTGACCGATATTCATTTGCTGATCAAATACCAATAGACCTCCTAATAAGAGTAGGCCACCGGCAATCAGTACTTTAAAGAACACTAATGAGGTGTACTGACGTACCAGAACCGCAAAGTGAGAGCGGCGCGAACGCAGGTAATTGGAGCTCAACTTGTCGGTTTGATCCATGGGGAGACTGGTGCGACCGGCCATTTTGAAGGTAGACAGGTTTCGACCTAATTCTTCCAACCAGGAAACAACCTCGTATTTATACTGACTTTCCTGCAAGCTGGTTTCCAATCCGCGACGAGAGGTAATGCGGAAGAAAATGATCAGAATAAAGATCAGGAAGAAGCCAAAGGCGATAAAGAAAGGGTGGTAGAGGGATAGCAGGATTAAGCCGAACAGAATCTGCAGGCTGGCTACCGAAAAGTCGAATAGCAGTTTGTAGAGCCCCTTTTGA
The Croceimicrobium hydrocarbonivorans genome window above contains:
- a CDS encoding HlyD family secretion protein codes for the protein MLNISPENDVAKKIDRRRYSSMRVFLDEAQLQKSRKRLYLIFFSILVGSLFLPWTQNIRSKGYVTSLQPEKRPQTLQSVIGGRIEKWYVREGDFVRKGDTLLYISETKNDYFDPQLLERTDAQIQSKRSSQDNYQQKAASLETQVRALRENLRLKLQQAQNKIEISRLKVVADSIDLVAARTNESIAEAQMQRMDTLYSQGLYSKTDLEKRRQKLQETTSKRVAQESKLLAARNEYINAKVELNAISADYDAKISKAESERYATLSSMYGTEAEVSKLENQYSNYAVRTSNYYLRAPQDGYITKALKTGLGETVKEGEQIVTIMPADYDLAIEMYVRPIDYPLMHVGEEVRIQFDGWPAIFFSGWPGVSVGTFAGKIVAIDNFTSSNGMYRLLVAPDPEGVEWPDGIRPGAGAKTFALLNDVQIWYEIWRQINGFPADFYTPENKAENPESKSSAKK
- a CDS encoding peptidase domain-containing ABC transporter, with the translated sequence MALNDPKRPLRRFWKLLATERKDIGNIYIYALFNGLLSLSIPLGIQAIINLIQSGTTSTAWVVLVIVVLVGLILAGVFQIFQLSVAERIQQRLFVNASIEFAYRIPRLKLSALKNYYPPELVNRFFDVLTVQKGLYKLLFDFSVASLQILFGLILLSLYHPFFIAFGFFLIFILIIFFRITSRRGLETSLQESQYKYEVVSWLEELGRNLSTFKMAGRTSLPMDQTDKLSSNYLRSRRSHFAVLVRQYTSLVFFKVLIAGGLLLLGGLLVFDQQMNIGQFVAAEIVIVQIISSVEKLVYSIETIYDVLTGLEKLGAVTDLELENHDEEEQIQLKNGDKLKVKIKNLNLDSPQWGQRILSDINLEVNHGEKIGITGTMASGKSSLLQLIAGLFDSYQGSLLYNDIPYNKVQLETLRSLIGDNLRQEEIFEASILDNISLRRESVDQKQVMELLELVGLKDFVEDLPNGIFTTLPTGGLGLASSTRNRILMARSLAGTHSLLLLEDNWFDVDDDTRIKWLDYLCFDCGQSVIIATNNKASLERMDRILILDKGRIVKEGSYQELKNDLPC